A genomic window from Chlorobium phaeobacteroides DSM 266 includes:
- the tusB gene encoding sulfurtransferase complex subunit TusB: protein MLHTINKSPFASDTFDTCGRFLLPGDPVLFIEDGVYAVQAGNRFSSMIETIQKTNPVFALRPDLDARGIAAVDEGVTLVDYEGFVELVENHQVNSWL from the coding sequence ATGCTACATACCATCAATAAATCTCCATTTGCCAGCGATACCTTTGACACCTGCGGCAGGTTCCTCCTGCCGGGCGATCCCGTTCTGTTCATCGAGGACGGCGTTTATGCGGTTCAGGCGGGCAACAGATTTTCATCAATGATTGAAACGATTCAGAAAACCAATCCTGTTTTTGCGCTTCGCCCCGATCTTGACGCTCGCGGTATCGCTGCGGTTGATGAGGGCGTGACGCTGGTCGATTACGAAGGATTTGTTGAGCTTGTTGAGAATCATCAGGTAAACAGTTGGTTGTGA
- the dsrM gene encoding sulfate reduction electron transfer complex DsrMKJOP subunit DsrM: MKKVLMPIVMVAVLGLIPFIGVTYAGLDYLFGVIIPYASVLIFIAGFVYRLVDWLKRPVPFRITTTCGQEKSLDWIKQNKLDSPSRAWHAAFRVLFEVFFFRSLFRNTRSELREGPSLVHGSSKWLWMGGLVFHWSLLVIGLRHARYFFVMVPDFIQLVEGADRFFDLALPAFYLTDALVLSAVTFLFVRRMSDAKMRIISLQTDYFPLFLITGIVLVGIIMRYIVKVDVMPVKDQMLRLVAFNFEAPAPIGALFYVHLFLVCVLAVYFPFSKLMHMGAIFLSPTRNLCNNSREKRHVNPWNAAIKFRTYTEYEDEYREKMKKAKLPVEKQ; encoded by the coding sequence ATGAAAAAAGTTCTTATGCCCATAGTTATGGTGGCGGTTCTTGGGCTGATCCCCTTTATCGGCGTTACCTATGCGGGGCTTGACTACCTGTTTGGCGTTATTATTCCCTATGCATCCGTTCTGATATTTATTGCGGGATTTGTCTACCGATTGGTTGATTGGCTCAAAAGGCCCGTACCGTTTCGTATCACCACAACCTGCGGCCAGGAGAAATCACTCGACTGGATAAAGCAGAACAAGCTTGATTCTCCATCGCGCGCCTGGCATGCAGCCTTCAGGGTGCTCTTCGAAGTGTTTTTTTTCCGTTCGCTGTTTCGGAACACCAGGAGCGAGCTGCGGGAAGGGCCATCGCTTGTTCATGGTTCGAGCAAGTGGCTGTGGATGGGCGGTCTTGTTTTTCACTGGTCGCTTCTTGTAATCGGTCTGCGCCATGCCCGATATTTTTTTGTTATGGTGCCCGATTTTATTCAGCTTGTTGAAGGAGCCGACCGATTTTTTGATCTTGCGCTCCCCGCATTTTACCTCACGGACGCCCTCGTTCTTTCAGCGGTCACTTTTTTGTTCGTTCGCAGGATGAGCGATGCGAAGATGCGGATTATCTCGTTGCAGACGGATTATTTCCCGCTTTTTCTCATTACAGGGATTGTTCTTGTCGGCATTATCATGCGCTATATCGTCAAGGTGGACGTTATGCCGGTCAAGGATCAGATGCTGCGGCTTGTCGCCTTCAATTTCGAAGCGCCCGCACCGATAGGCGCGTTATTCTATGTCCATCTTTTTCTTGTCTGTGTACTTGCGGTTTACTTTCCCTTCAGCAAACTGATGCATATGGGCGCAATCTTTCTGAGTCCTACCCGCAATCTCTGCAACAACAGCCGCGAAAAGAGGCACGTCAATCCATGGAACGCAGCCATAAAATTCAGGACTTACACCGAATACGAGGACGAGTATCGCGAAAAGATGAAAAAGGCAAAATTACCGGTTGAAAAGCAATAG
- the dsrK gene encoding sulfate reduction electron transfer complex DsrMKJOP subunit DsrK → MSKYLPKLSDLKKDFEEKPSILKGDYSKKEWWDTPFEFRDGNWSFPAKPEVVEELGFPNSRKWSALDQDWKLPADWQKTISEGLKVRLKKFRSLKLYLDSCVRCGACADKCHFFLGTGDPRNMPVLRAELLRSVYRNDFPLVEKILKGFSGSRKLTAEVIKEWHMYYYQCTECRRCSVFCPLGIDTAEITMVARELLNLIGVNNNWILAPVANCNRTGNHLGIEPHTFVQNIESLVEDIEDMTGVRVNPTFNRKGAEILFITPSGDVFGDPGVYTMMGYLLLFHHIGLDYTISTYASEGGNFGMFTSNDMMKKLNAKMYHEAERLKVKWILGGECGHMWRVVHQYMNTMNGPADFLEVPVSPVTGTKFSNAAATKMVHIAEFTADLIYHKKLKLDPRRNDHLKTTFHDSCNVARGMGMFEEPRFVLNNVCNSFHEMPENTIREQTFCCGSGSGINSEENMEMRMRGGFPRANAVRHVRNQHQVDSLVTICAIDRASLPALMKYWNPGVTVYGLHELVGNALVMQGEKKRKEDLREHPMKGFDDEEGDVD, encoded by the coding sequence ATGTCGAAATACCTTCCGAAATTATCAGATCTCAAAAAAGACTTTGAGGAAAAACCGAGCATTCTGAAAGGGGATTACTCTAAAAAAGAGTGGTGGGATACGCCTTTTGAATTTCGCGACGGAAACTGGTCTTTTCCGGCAAAGCCGGAAGTAGTCGAAGAGCTTGGCTTTCCCAATTCCCGGAAGTGGTCAGCGCTTGACCAGGACTGGAAGCTTCCCGCTGACTGGCAGAAAACGATCAGCGAGGGTCTGAAGGTTCGCCTGAAAAAATTTCGTTCACTGAAGCTTTATCTCGACTCCTGTGTCCGCTGCGGAGCCTGCGCCGACAAGTGTCATTTTTTTCTCGGTACGGGCGACCCGAGAAACATGCCTGTTCTGAGGGCGGAACTGCTTCGCTCAGTCTATCGGAACGATTTTCCTCTGGTTGAAAAGATCCTGAAGGGTTTTTCAGGATCAAGAAAGTTAACGGCGGAGGTGATCAAAGAGTGGCACATGTACTACTATCAATGTACGGAGTGTCGCCGTTGCTCTGTTTTTTGTCCTCTCGGCATCGATACGGCGGAAATAACGATGGTTGCGCGTGAGCTTCTGAACCTGATAGGGGTGAACAATAACTGGATTCTGGCCCCTGTTGCCAATTGCAATCGTACGGGGAATCATCTGGGCATTGAGCCGCATACCTTCGTGCAGAATATTGAGTCGCTGGTCGAAGATATTGAGGATATGACAGGAGTAAGGGTTAACCCGACGTTCAATCGTAAAGGTGCGGAAATTCTTTTCATAACCCCTTCCGGCGACGTATTCGGCGATCCCGGCGTCTATACCATGATGGGTTATCTTCTGCTCTTTCATCATATCGGTCTGGATTACACCATCAGCACCTATGCTTCAGAGGGCGGAAATTTCGGCATGTTCACCTCAAACGACATGATGAAAAAGCTGAACGCCAAGATGTATCATGAGGCCGAACGCCTGAAGGTGAAATGGATACTTGGCGGCGAATGCGGTCACATGTGGCGCGTTGTACATCAGTATATGAATACCATGAACGGGCCCGCCGATTTTCTCGAGGTGCCGGTATCTCCTGTTACCGGAACGAAGTTCAGTAATGCGGCGGCAACCAAAATGGTTCATATCGCTGAATTTACGGCTGATCTGATTTATCATAAAAAGCTCAAGCTTGATCCGCGGCGCAACGATCATCTGAAAACGACCTTTCATGACTCCTGCAATGTGGCAAGAGGGATGGGTATGTTCGAAGAGCCGCGCTTTGTGCTAAACAATGTCTGCAACTCTTTTCATGAAATGCCGGAGAATACCATTCGAGAGCAGACCTTCTGCTGCGGCTCGGGAAGCGGAATCAATTCCGAGGAGAACATGGAGATGCGCATGAGAGGGGGATTTCCGAGAGCAAACGCGGTCAGGCATGTCAGGAACCAGCACCAGGTCGACTCTCTTGTAACGATCTGCGCAATCGACAGGGCAAGCCTTCCCGCGTTGATGAAGTACTGGAATCCGGGAGTTACGGTCTATGGCCTGCATGAACTGGTCGGAAACGCGCTGGTGATGCAGGGCGAAAAAAAGAGAAAAGAGGACTTGAGAGAGCATCCAATGAAAGGATTCGACGATGAGGAGGGCGATGTCGATTAA
- the dsrJ gene encoding sulfate reduction electron transfer complex DsrMKJOP subunit DsrJ: MSIKKNHIIFSLLALLLLAGSYAFMHVVQAADPVPPTPRPAASAAIDSSKCIMPTAYMKANHMRVLHEWRNSSVRDGNRVHVAPNGSKFDKSLNTCLGCHANNRLFCFNCHMYANVKPKCWNCHISPMETP, translated from the coding sequence ATGTCGATTAAGAAAAACCATATCATTTTCAGCCTGCTCGCGCTCTTGCTGCTGGCTGGATCCTACGCATTCATGCATGTCGTTCAGGCTGCGGATCCGGTTCCGCCGACCCCTCGTCCTGCAGCGAGCGCTGCTATAGACAGCTCGAAATGCATTATGCCGACGGCGTACATGAAAGCCAATCATATGCGGGTATTGCATGAATGGCGCAACTCCTCCGTCAGGGATGGCAATCGCGTGCACGTTGCGCCCAACGGAAGTAAATTCGACAAAAGCCTGAATACCTGTCTGGGATGTCATGCCAATAACCGGCTATTCTGCTTTAACTGCCACATGTATGCCAATGTCAAGCCGAAGTGCTGGAATTGTCATATATCGCCTATGGAGACACCGTGA
- the dsrO gene encoding sulfate reduction electron transfer complex DsrMKJOP subunit DsrO yields MNEQRRDFIRKTGLGVLAGLGVASGLFAESSFEKTVLPAWDEKPVAGKIRWGMLVDTRTCNESCQECVLTCHHVHNVPDFGSRKDEVKWIWKSPYEKAFPTASQQFQNKETRDRSCLTLCNHCAESPCTKACPTEATFKRWDGIVAMDYHRCIGCRFCMAACPYGSRSFNWQDPRMAIKNPSADYPTRMQGVVEKCNFCSERLVKGLKPACVESCPNQALTFGDLNDPESDIRKLLENNQTMQRKPELGTLPSVFYII; encoded by the coding sequence ATGAACGAACAAAGAAGAGATTTTATCAGGAAAACAGGCCTTGGGGTTCTTGCAGGTCTTGGCGTTGCTTCAGGGCTGTTTGCGGAATCATCCTTTGAAAAAACGGTTCTGCCTGCATGGGACGAAAAGCCTGTTGCGGGAAAAATCCGCTGGGGTATGCTTGTTGACACCCGCACCTGCAACGAGAGTTGTCAGGAGTGCGTTCTGACGTGTCATCACGTTCACAACGTTCCGGATTTCGGGAGTCGCAAGGATGAGGTCAAGTGGATCTGGAAGAGTCCTTATGAAAAGGCTTTTCCTACCGCGAGCCAGCAGTTTCAGAATAAAGAGACCAGGGATCGCTCCTGTTTGACGCTTTGCAACCATTGCGCTGAATCGCCATGTACAAAAGCCTGCCCTACGGAGGCAACCTTCAAGCGGTGGGATGGTATTGTGGCGATGGATTACCATCGATGCATCGGATGCCGCTTTTGCATGGCGGCATGCCCATACGGTTCACGGAGCTTCAACTGGCAGGATCCCCGGATGGCGATCAAAAATCCGAGCGCCGATTACCCTACAAGAATGCAGGGCGTTGTTGAAAAATGCAATTTCTGTTCAGAACGGCTCGTAAAGGGACTCAAGCCAGCCTGCGTTGAGAGCTGCCCGAATCAGGCTCTGACCTTTGGCGATCTCAACGATCCGGAGTCTGACATCCGGAAGCTTCTTGAAAACAACCAGACGATGCAGCGGAAACCCGAACTGGGTACCTTGCCGTCAGTTTTTTACATTATCTAA
- the dsrP gene encoding sulfate reduction electron transfer complex DsrMKJOP subunit DsrP: MIEKALKGNRNYWLWIAFLCLVIGSGLFAYSQQRWFGLTVTGMGRDVSWGLYIAQFTFLVGVAASAVMVVLPYYLHNQKAFAKTVIIGEFMAVSATMMCLLFILADMGRPDRVLNVLLYPSPHAMVFWDVLVLNGYLVINFVSAWTVLGAERKGVPPPAWIKPVIYLSIPWAVSIHTVTAFLYAGLPGRHLWLTAVLAPRFLASAFAAGTALLILVTLILKKTTGFDAGKEAREKLAVLVIYAGLVNFFLIGTEFFTAFYSNVPAHMQSLQYLFFGLEGKSQLVPWMWVSLLAGIGALAMLFSQKRKSSNLWLAAASGAMVLSIWIDKGVGLIIGGFVPSPLEEIVEYSPTVTEIVITLGIWAIGTLLLTVLLKVAVAVKTMD; encoded by the coding sequence ATGATAGAGAAAGCGCTGAAAGGAAACCGAAACTACTGGCTCTGGATAGCATTCCTTTGTCTGGTTATTGGTTCCGGACTTTTTGCCTACAGCCAGCAGAGATGGTTTGGCCTTACGGTTACCGGAATGGGTCGGGATGTGAGCTGGGGTCTCTATATCGCTCAATTCACCTTTCTTGTCGGGGTTGCTGCCTCCGCCGTCATGGTGGTACTTCCCTACTATTTGCACAACCAGAAGGCGTTTGCCAAAACCGTTATCATCGGCGAGTTCATGGCTGTTTCAGCCACGATGATGTGTCTGCTTTTTATCCTTGCCGATATGGGCAGGCCTGATCGGGTGCTCAACGTTCTGCTCTATCCGAGTCCTCATGCAATGGTTTTCTGGGATGTTCTCGTTTTGAACGGATATCTGGTCATCAATTTCGTGAGTGCCTGGACGGTTCTCGGCGCAGAGCGGAAAGGGGTGCCTCCGCCGGCCTGGATCAAGCCGGTCATCTACCTCTCCATACCATGGGCGGTGAGCATTCATACGGTCACGGCTTTTCTCTATGCAGGTCTTCCCGGTCGCCATCTCTGGCTGACTGCTGTGCTTGCTCCCCGCTTTCTCGCCTCGGCATTCGCTGCAGGAACGGCGCTGTTGATACTTGTTACCCTTATTCTTAAAAAAACAACGGGGTTTGATGCCGGCAAAGAGGCCAGAGAGAAGCTTGCCGTTCTGGTTATCTATGCGGGTCTGGTTAATTTCTTTCTGATCGGCACGGAGTTTTTTACGGCTTTTTACAGCAACGTGCCCGCTCATATGCAGAGCCTTCAGTATCTGTTTTTTGGACTTGAAGGCAAGAGTCAGTTGGTGCCATGGATGTGGGTATCCCTTCTTGCCGGGATCGGAGCGCTTGCGATGCTTTTTTCACAGAAACGAAAAAGCTCCAATCTCTGGCTTGCCGCAGCAAGCGGCGCAATGGTTCTTTCGATCTGGATTGATAAAGGGGTTGGATTGATTATCGGAGGATTTGTTCCTTCGCCGTTGGAAGAGATCGTCGAGTACTCACCTACCGTAACGGAAATTGTCATTACACTGGGCATCTGGGCAATCGGTACGCTCCTGCTCACCGTTCTGCTCAAAGTAGCGGTTGCCGTCAAAACGATGGATTAA
- a CDS encoding precorrin-2 dehydrogenase/sirohydrochlorin ferrochelatase family protein — protein MKVFLPVNIRIDDKKILFVGGGSIAMHKMQTVEQYARNITILAPRIDDKLKAKGFCEIRKEYEKTDLEGFFLVYACTNDLEVNRRIKKDAEELRVLVNVADNSELSDFISPAVFKLDEMTVAISSNGQNAKKSVEWRNRIKAMLQES, from the coding sequence ATGAAGGTTTTTCTGCCGGTTAACATCAGGATCGATGACAAGAAAATTCTTTTTGTCGGAGGCGGTTCAATCGCCATGCACAAGATGCAGACGGTTGAGCAGTACGCAAGGAACATTACCATACTCGCTCCCCGCATTGACGATAAACTGAAGGCGAAGGGATTTTGCGAGATCCGCAAGGAGTATGAGAAAACCGATCTTGAGGGTTTTTTTCTTGTGTACGCCTGCACGAATGATCTTGAGGTGAATCGAAGAATCAAAAAAGATGCCGAAGAGCTGAGGGTGCTGGTGAATGTGGCCGATAACAGCGAGTTATCGGATTTTATCTCCCCGGCCGTGTTTAAACTTGACGAGATGACGGTTGCCATATCGTCAAACGGACAGAACGCAAAAAAATCGGTTGAGTGGCGCAACAGAATAAAAGCCATGCTGCAAGAGAGTTGA
- the cobA gene encoding uroporphyrinogen-III C-methyltransferase — protein MTKSDHSQRVDVSEKGYVYIIGAGPGDPELLTIKAERALQEADVLLYDDLVSGELVDQFQGIKIYTGKRKDSHHFEQDEINSEIVRHALMGKKVARLKGGDPFVFGRGGEEIEVLRKNGIRYEIIPGITAAYGASAYTEIPLTMRKISSSVAFCTGHPVNKIQVPDADTLVYYMVASTVHDVLDAVVSKGRSENTKVAIVQNATRYNQKIFTGTLGELRRREKAVYSPALLIIGDNINQFIEKNWFSGKRKVLLTGGDAKRYNAMEHIMVHFPCRQVDGADRERVKEYFDDFSPYSTLLFTSKFSVKYFFASLFEYGKDVRHLAAATICATGKAAALELQKHGVIPDLFFEPDGCADIVTMFRERGMTDEHILLPGSNLVDEYLVRELTTLRNRVTPLCVYMHEAQEHAESIDLAFIDEIYFASPSCVNNFRTLYSSIPENITVTAADTRTEKEYRSLFGES, from the coding sequence ATGACAAAGAGCGACCATAGCCAAAGAGTTGACGTTTCTGAAAAAGGGTATGTTTATATCATCGGCGCAGGGCCTGGCGATCCTGAACTGCTGACCATAAAGGCTGAACGCGCCCTCCAGGAGGCCGACGTGCTTCTCTATGACGACCTGGTGTCGGGCGAACTTGTTGATCAGTTTCAAGGCATTAAAATCTATACGGGAAAACGCAAAGACAGCCATCATTTCGAGCAGGATGAGATCAACAGCGAAATCGTCCGCCACGCACTGATGGGCAAAAAAGTGGCGAGGCTGAAAGGGGGCGATCCATTTGTTTTCGGGCGCGGGGGTGAAGAGATCGAGGTGCTCAGAAAAAACGGTATCAGGTATGAAATCATTCCCGGTATCACGGCAGCTTACGGCGCGAGCGCCTATACCGAAATACCGCTGACCATGAGAAAAATATCCTCGTCGGTGGCGTTCTGTACGGGACATCCGGTCAACAAGATTCAGGTTCCTGACGCAGACACGCTGGTATACTATATGGTGGCCTCAACCGTTCACGATGTTCTTGATGCCGTTGTCAGCAAGGGACGAAGCGAGAATACGAAAGTTGCCATTGTCCAGAACGCGACCAGGTACAATCAGAAAATTTTTACCGGAACGCTGGGTGAGTTACGGCGTCGTGAAAAAGCGGTCTACTCGCCCGCACTCCTGATTATCGGCGACAATATCAACCAGTTTATCGAGAAGAACTGGTTCTCCGGTAAAAGGAAGGTGCTGCTGACCGGAGGGGATGCAAAGCGATACAATGCAATGGAGCATATCATGGTGCATTTTCCCTGCCGGCAGGTCGATGGCGCCGACAGAGAAAGGGTAAAAGAGTATTTTGACGATTTCAGTCCCTACAGCACCCTGCTTTTTACCAGCAAGTTTTCGGTGAAATATTTCTTTGCCTCATTATTCGAGTATGGCAAGGATGTTCGCCATCTTGCAGCGGCGACCATCTGCGCAACGGGAAAAGCCGCGGCTCTTGAATTGCAGAAACATGGCGTGATCCCCGATTTGTTTTTCGAACCCGACGGTTGCGCCGATATCGTTACCATGTTCAGGGAACGCGGCATGACCGATGAGCATATTCTGCTTCCCGGTTCAAATCTCGTTGATGAGTATCTTGTTCGTGAACTGACAACGCTTCGTAACAGGGTAACCCCGCTCTGTGTCTATATGCACGAAGCACAGGAGCATGCTGAGAGCATCGATCTTGCGTTCATTGACGAGATCTATTTCGCCTCTCCGTCGTGCGTGAACAATTTCAGAACGCTCTACAGCAGCATTCCTGAAAATATAACGGTTACAGCGGCCGATACAAGAACCGAAAAGGAGTACAGAAGCCTGTTTGGCGAATCGTAA
- a CDS encoding ATP-binding protein, translated as MKIAVSGKGGVGKTTISSLIALGLAEKGKKVLAIDADPNGNLAEALGYNSGESGRITPLIERKALIEERTGARPGEMGGYFVLNPKVDDFVERFSVPVGGLRTMVMGELKEALSGCYCAENALLRSFLRHLMVDRDEWVVLDMEAGFEHLTRGTAQSVDLLLIVVEPGARSIATAHKLQRLALQSGIPRTGFLVNKLYSPSQKEQIIPELEGGEILASIPFDEMAVEADLAARSPFGSCSLMKESLRPLIEALSDNSTG; from the coding sequence ATGAAAATAGCTGTCAGTGGAAAAGGGGGGGTGGGTAAAACGACCATAAGCTCCCTTATTGCGCTTGGTCTGGCCGAAAAAGGGAAAAAAGTTCTTGCCATCGATGCCGATCCAAACGGCAATCTTGCGGAAGCACTTGGTTACAACTCCGGAGAGAGCGGAAGAATTACTCCTCTTATCGAACGCAAAGCGCTGATTGAAGAGAGAACCGGAGCCAGGCCCGGTGAAATGGGCGGTTATTTTGTGCTTAACCCGAAAGTCGACGACTTTGTCGAACGATTTTCAGTGCCTGTCGGAGGGTTGAGAACGATGGTTATGGGCGAACTGAAAGAGGCTCTCAGCGGTTGTTACTGCGCCGAAAACGCTTTGCTTCGCTCTTTTCTCAGGCATCTGATGGTTGACCGCGACGAGTGGGTTGTGCTTGACATGGAGGCCGGTTTTGAGCACCTGACCCGCGGCACCGCGCAATCGGTCGATCTGCTGCTTATTGTTGTCGAACCGGGCGCCCGTTCCATTGCAACGGCACACAAGCTTCAGCGGCTGGCCCTGCAGTCGGGTATTCCCCGGACAGGTTTTCTTGTCAACAAGCTCTACAGTCCGTCGCAAAAGGAGCAGATCATCCCGGAACTTGAGGGTGGAGAGATTCTCGCATCGATCCCCTTTGACGAGATGGCCGTTGAAGCGGACCTTGCCGCCCGATCGCCTTTCGGATCGTGCTCGCTCATGAAAGAGTCTCTCCGCCCCCTGATTGAAGCGCTTTCTGATAATTCCACTGGATAA